The following proteins come from a genomic window of Larimichthys crocea isolate SSNF chromosome XV, L_crocea_2.0, whole genome shotgun sequence:
- the spsb1 gene encoding SPRY domain-containing SOCS box protein 1: MGQKVPGGIKTIDMRDPAFSPLKLELQALSHTKPSRLDLLLDMPPASLDVQVQNSWNNDDRSLNIFVKDDNKLVFHRHPVAQSTDAIRGRVGYTRGLHVWEISWAMRQRGTHAVVGVATTDAPLHSVGYTALVGSNAESWGWDLCRSKLYHDGKNHPGKSYPAFLEPDDTFIIPDSLLVVLDMDEGTLGYIVDGHYLGVAFRGLKGRKLYPVVSAVWGHCEIRIRYINGLDPEPLSLMDLCRRSVRVALGRDRLSEIHRLPLPVSLKNYLLYQ, encoded by the exons ATGGGGCAAAAAGTCCCAGGCGGCATAAAAACCATTGATATGCGGGATCCGGCGTTCAGCCCTCTGAAGCTGGAGCTACAGGCCCTGAGTCACACCAAGCCGTCTCGACTGGATCTGCTGCTGGACATGCCGCCTGCCAGCCTGGACGTCCAGGTCCAGAACTCATGGAACAATGACGACCGCTCCCTCAACATATTCGTAAAGGATGACAATAAGCTGGTGTTTCACAGGCACCCCGTGGCGCAGAGCACAGACGCCATTCGGGGACGCGTTGGCTACACGAGGGGACTGCACGTGTGGGAGATCAGCTGGGCTATGCGTCAGAGGGGCACACACGCCGTGGTTGGGGTGGCTACAACTGATGCCCCGTTGCACTCTGTAGGCTACACAGCTTTGGTAGGAAGCAACGCTGAGTCCTGGGGCTGGGACCTGTGCAGGAGTAAGCTCTACCATGACGGAAAGAATCACCCAGGAAAAAGCTACCCAGCCTTCCTTGAGCCAGACGACACCTTCATAATACCAGACTCCCTCTTAGTCGTCTTGGACATGGATGAGGGGACTCTGGGTTACATAGTGGATGGACATTATCTAGGGGTGGCTTTCAGAGGACTTAAGGGCAGGAAGCTGTACCCAGTGGTGAGCGCCGTGTGGGGACACTGTGAAATACGAATCCGGTACATAAATGGACTTGATC CTGAACCTCTCTCTCTGATGGACCTATGTAGGCGTTCGGTGAGGGTGGCATTAGGAAGAGACCGACTGAGTGAAATCCATAGACTGCCCTTGCCGGTCTCTCTCAAGAATTACCTGCTCTACCAATGA